The following are encoded in a window of Rubritalea squalenifaciens DSM 18772 genomic DNA:
- a CDS encoding outer membrane beta-barrel protein codes for MKLFTASALTLLAAGAAYGQGIFNIVPHDDSTESLPLQYRLTAAIGYDDNVSPLTEELPDPDSLTDELGEQDALYSRVELGASFVSISPQTNFNLDANVNYTYYFDNIEGGDDGYVGTRVALNVAHSVSERLRLVSRNFVNYGLEPDYQYGSAQDRRNDEYLYLSTENAIGYKWTDRFATYSGVRYDTLDYDESNADRNNFTVFNQFRYIGSPQTVYTLDYRYRWADNKGARDSDNQYILLGVEHRLSANSVVIARAGAQLRDVDGGDDDTSPFFELGYRSRINEQFDIRAWARYGIEDYDTSVDGIQYDNSQTLRISLAANYMLSREVTFTGGINYINTSYEDGFSSFPLADTSDVDVDLINLYLGATYQFSECCSANITYNFTTSDSDSDSRDYDRNRIQVGLTYVF; via the coding sequence ATGAAACTATTTACAGCTAGTGCTCTAACACTTTTGGCGGCTGGTGCTGCTTATGGCCAAGGTATCTTCAATATCGTGCCACACGATGATTCTACCGAATCACTCCCGCTTCAGTACCGTTTGACTGCAGCGATTGGTTATGACGACAACGTTTCTCCTCTTACTGAAGAATTGCCGGATCCTGACTCACTCACAGATGAGTTGGGTGAGCAAGATGCCTTGTACTCACGAGTTGAGCTGGGTGCTTCCTTTGTTTCCATCAGCCCTCAGACAAACTTCAACCTCGATGCTAACGTCAACTACACATACTACTTCGATAACATCGAAGGTGGTGATGATGGTTACGTAGGTACCAGAGTGGCTCTCAACGTAGCGCACAGTGTCAGTGAGAGACTGCGTTTGGTGTCCCGTAACTTCGTAAACTACGGTCTCGAGCCTGACTACCAGTACGGTAGTGCACAAGACCGCCGTAATGACGAGTATCTCTACCTTTCTACAGAGAACGCGATCGGTTACAAATGGACTGACCGTTTCGCTACCTACTCAGGAGTTCGTTACGATACTCTCGACTACGATGAGTCTAATGCAGACCGTAACAACTTCACTGTATTTAATCAGTTCCGCTACATCGGATCACCACAGACAGTTTACACACTGGACTACCGTTACCGCTGGGCTGACAACAAAGGTGCTAGAGACTCTGACAACCAGTATATCCTTCTTGGTGTAGAACACCGTCTCAGTGCCAACTCCGTGGTGATCGCTCGTGCAGGTGCTCAGCTTCGTGATGTTGACGGTGGTGATGACGATACCAGCCCATTCTTTGAGCTTGGTTACCGTTCACGTATCAACGAGCAGTTTGATATTCGTGCTTGGGCCAGATATGGGATCGAAGATTACGATACATCCGTAGATGGTATTCAGTATGATAACAGCCAGACCTTGAGAATCTCTCTTGCGGCCAACTACATGCTGTCTCGCGAAGTGACTTTTACTGGTGGTATCAACTACATCAATACCTCTTATGAAGATGGATTCTCTTCATTCCCACTTGCTGATACATCTGATGTAGATGTTGATCTGATCAACCTTTACTTGGGTGCTACTTACCAGTTCAGCGAGTGTTGCTCAGCAAACATTACGTACAACTTCACCACATCTGACTCAGATTCAGATTCACGTGATTACGACCGTAACCGTATTCAAGTTGGTTTAACTTACGTATTCTAA
- a CDS encoding Nif3-like dinuclear metal center hexameric protein, whose translation MADLKSIVQFLDESLNTCGIPDYPGAMNGLQLQNNGEVTKVASAVDASLPVIRKAVEAGADLLIVHHGLFWQGAQRFVDAQYSKIKEAMDANLAIYSSHIPLDVHPEWGNNALLAKSIGLENAESYHDWKGILLGVKGIVSASLDELVAKVSDAVESPVHVCKGKSDGGVGVVGVITGGAGSEVAAMANQGIQTFITGEGPHWSFPLAEELGINVIYAGHYASETFGVRELSRVLEKKYELNTQFIHHPTGL comes from the coding sequence ATGGCAGATCTGAAAAGTATTGTTCAATTTCTCGATGAATCTTTGAATACATGCGGCATTCCGGATTATCCGGGCGCTATGAATGGGCTCCAACTGCAGAACAATGGAGAGGTGACTAAAGTGGCTTCGGCTGTGGATGCCTCACTGCCGGTGATCCGGAAAGCCGTCGAGGCTGGGGCGGACTTGCTAATTGTGCATCATGGTCTGTTTTGGCAAGGAGCCCAGAGGTTTGTCGACGCTCAGTATTCGAAGATCAAAGAGGCCATGGACGCGAACTTGGCGATTTATAGCTCTCACATTCCATTGGATGTTCATCCTGAGTGGGGGAACAATGCTTTGCTGGCCAAGAGTATCGGGTTAGAGAATGCCGAGAGCTATCACGACTGGAAAGGGATTCTCCTGGGGGTCAAAGGTATCGTAAGTGCAAGCTTAGATGAGCTAGTGGCGAAAGTCAGCGATGCTGTAGAGAGCCCTGTGCATGTTTGCAAAGGTAAGTCAGATGGGGGAGTTGGTGTGGTAGGGGTGATCACCGGAGGTGCAGGCTCGGAGGTAGCAGCTATGGCAAACCAAGGTATCCAGACATTCATCACAGGGGAGGGACCTCACTGGAGTTTTCCTTTGGCTGAGGAGTTAGGTATAAATGTCATTTATGCGGGGCATTATGCCTCAGAAACTTTCGGAGTCCGAGAACTCTCAAGAGTTCTTGAAAAAAAATATGAGTTAAACACTCAGTTTATCCATCACCCCACAGGTCTCTAG
- a CDS encoding RluA family pseudouridine synthase — translation MKEKLIAVEEDFAVIDESDDWIVVDKPAPLIVHPTNNYKPEPTLIGGVESLLAYEMINGARLSIINRLDRETSGLVIIAKNRTAARALCRAMERRQVEKTYDALVFGWPEWESRFVDAPILRKGEITPSPIWVKQMVHDEGKACSTGFEVVGRAMVGEVKVTHLKAKPHTGRMHQIRVHAAHLGHPLVGDKIYGADETCYLRFIETGWTKELQQALLMPRQALHACGMKVLLDDGELQWSTGLAADMRSFLDGKPCLGLS, via the coding sequence GTGAAAGAGAAGCTCATCGCTGTTGAGGAGGATTTTGCCGTCATCGATGAATCAGATGACTGGATCGTCGTGGATAAGCCGGCTCCTCTAATCGTGCACCCTACGAATAATTACAAGCCGGAGCCCACACTCATTGGTGGGGTGGAAAGCCTACTCGCCTATGAGATGATCAATGGTGCGCGCCTCTCAATCATCAATAGACTGGATAGAGAGACAAGCGGTCTGGTGATTATTGCCAAAAACCGAACGGCAGCCAGAGCTCTGTGCCGGGCGATGGAGCGCAGACAGGTTGAAAAGACTTATGATGCGCTCGTCTTTGGTTGGCCTGAATGGGAATCCAGGTTTGTGGATGCCCCTATCCTGAGAAAAGGAGAGATTACGCCGTCTCCAATCTGGGTGAAGCAAATGGTGCATGATGAGGGTAAGGCCTGTAGCACAGGGTTTGAGGTGGTTGGGCGTGCCATGGTTGGAGAAGTGAAGGTCACGCATCTGAAGGCCAAGCCTCATACAGGTAGGATGCACCAGATTCGCGTACATGCTGCTCACCTCGGTCACCCTTTGGTCGGGGATAAAATTTATGGGGCTGATGAGACCTGCTACTTGCGCTTCATCGAGACCGGTTGGACAAAGGAGTTGCAGCAGGCTCTGCTGATGCCCAGGCAGGCACTCCATGCCTGCGGGATGAAGGTGCTGCTGGATGATGGCGAACTGCAGTGGAGCACTGGGCTAGCTGCTGATATGAGATCATTTTTGGATGGCAAGCCGTGTCTTGGGCTCTCATGA
- a CDS encoding secondary thiamine-phosphate synthase enzyme YjbQ — protein MKTYAAQIQVETRGKGTYCLTGEVERVLKDSGVRQGTVTVFVKHTSASLVLMENADPTARRDLEEFFERLVPEDTEYFIHTYEGPDDMPSHIRMALTRSSEVIPVIRGTMALGTWQGIYLFEHRRASHVRNCVVMVMGEE, from the coding sequence ATGAAAACATACGCAGCACAGATTCAAGTAGAGACGCGAGGTAAAGGAACTTATTGCTTAACAGGTGAGGTGGAGAGGGTGTTGAAGGATTCAGGAGTCAGGCAAGGTACGGTCACTGTCTTTGTGAAGCATACCAGTGCCAGTTTGGTACTCATGGAGAATGCGGATCCCACAGCGAGAAGGGATTTAGAGGAGTTTTTTGAACGGCTTGTGCCAGAGGATACGGAATACTTTATCCATACTTATGAGGGTCCGGATGATATGCCTTCCCACATCCGGATGGCCTTGACGCGCAGCAGTGAGGTGATTCCAGTGATTCGTGGAACTATGGCACTAGGTACCTGGCAGGGTATTTATCTTTTCGAACATCGTAGAGCTTCCCATGTGCGCAATTGCGTTGTCATGGTCATGGGCGAAGAGTAG
- a CDS encoding HD domain-containing protein yields the protein MTSKTPMKEVLHQPHTPDLNAAIHIGASSISLLAMTDTGSGQMEHVDFLQQSTPIAHDVFSKGKLSRKTIERCVTIIQGFIASLQELGIEPNNANTRLVATNILSEATNKDIFLNRIRISCGINIEILDDGEMTRLIYLKTRRRLSDTPSMQKRTTLILHVGPGNTRAILFRNGRIEHYSNYRLGTHRTSEAVDSILDDQKNSRKVIREHVSGQLDLIREDYGSQGIQDIVLIGYEIQLVSAFIQKSQQSTTQCSLQHFSELCRQAASMGDDELVAHFRVDYQTAEALLPALEINLTIARALNIDTIHIPGSDYEKGLLQDLYSSTSLSEEFTEEVVRSAESIAAKYRVNNQHAKHVAYLCRTIFEQTQELHSLTDQDALLLHIAAILHECGGFISSRAHHKHSQYIIQNCEIFGLAYTDIELIALVARYHRNSEPKPGHSGYRELSDEDRMRVCKLAAILRVADALERTHSARIKDLEIRISKRRIHFLLKNITDANVERLAMRSKGNLFENIFGLEINLVEDK from the coding sequence ATGACATCAAAGACACCCATGAAGGAAGTCCTCCATCAGCCACACACTCCCGATCTCAATGCGGCCATCCACATCGGCGCCAGCTCGATTTCCTTGCTGGCCATGACAGACACTGGGAGCGGACAGATGGAGCACGTGGATTTCCTTCAACAGTCGACCCCCATTGCTCACGATGTATTCAGCAAGGGCAAACTCTCACGGAAAACTATCGAGCGCTGCGTCACGATTATTCAAGGGTTCATCGCCAGTCTACAGGAACTCGGAATCGAGCCGAACAATGCGAATACTCGCCTTGTAGCCACCAATATCCTCTCAGAGGCCACCAACAAAGACATCTTCCTGAACAGGATTCGCATCAGCTGCGGCATCAATATTGAAATCCTCGATGATGGCGAAATGACACGCCTCATTTACCTGAAGACCCGGCGCCGCCTCAGCGACACCCCGTCCATGCAGAAAAGAACCACTTTGATTCTGCATGTTGGCCCAGGAAACACCCGAGCCATCCTGTTCCGCAATGGGCGCATTGAGCACTACAGCAACTACCGCTTGGGTACTCACCGGACTAGTGAAGCTGTCGACTCCATCCTCGACGACCAGAAAAACTCCCGCAAGGTCATTCGTGAGCACGTCAGTGGTCAACTAGACCTCATTCGCGAGGACTATGGAAGTCAAGGCATCCAAGACATTGTCCTCATTGGCTACGAAATCCAATTGGTTAGTGCATTCATCCAAAAATCGCAACAGTCTACGACGCAATGCTCACTCCAGCATTTCTCCGAGTTGTGCAGGCAAGCTGCTAGCATGGGAGACGATGAGTTAGTGGCTCATTTCCGGGTAGACTACCAGACGGCCGAAGCACTCCTTCCTGCGCTGGAAATCAATCTCACAATCGCCAGGGCCCTCAATATAGATACGATACACATCCCTGGTAGCGACTATGAAAAAGGCCTGTTACAGGACCTCTATAGCTCCACTTCTCTCTCCGAGGAGTTTACGGAAGAAGTGGTTAGATCCGCTGAATCTATCGCTGCAAAATACCGCGTCAACAATCAGCATGCTAAACATGTGGCCTACCTGTGCCGCACCATCTTCGAGCAGACTCAAGAGCTTCATAGCCTTACGGATCAGGATGCACTCCTTCTACACATAGCAGCCATCCTTCATGAGTGCGGCGGATTCATTAGCTCACGTGCGCATCACAAACACTCCCAGTACATCATCCAAAACTGTGAGATCTTTGGTCTTGCCTATACGGATATCGAACTCATCGCTTTGGTCGCCCGCTATCACAGAAACTCAGAACCTAAGCCTGGTCACTCCGGCTACCGGGAACTCAGCGACGAGGATCGTATGCGGGTCTGTAAACTAGCAGCCATTCTGCGAGTAGCAGATGCTCTGGAGCGCACCCACTCTGCCCGCATCAAGGACCTGGAGATTCGTATTTCAAAACGCCGGATCCACTTCCTACTCAAAAATATTACCGATGCCAATGTAGAGCGATTGGCTATGCGCTCCAAAGGCAACCTCTTCGAGAACATCTTTGGTCTCGAAATTAACCTCGTGGAAGACAAATAA